DNA from Granulicella cerasi:
GAGGCGCTGGATCTCGTCGAGGATCGCGAACGGATCGAAAGGCGAAACCTTAGGCTCGAGGTTGTTGGCCGAGAGCCAAACCGCGTGACGATCGGCTTCACCGGACTGCGCACCGCGGGTCTGGCCGAGGTCCGAACGCAGCCCCTTGCCGAACGGCACGAGCTGCTTCACTTCGTGACCCAGCTTGTCGGCGAGGCGCACGATGATTTCGAAGTCCGAACGCGTGCCGGCCTTGTCGGCCGCCTTCGAGACAAGCTGTACGTCGCCATAGCTGTTCGTGACCGAACCGGTCTTCTCGTAGAGCGTCGCTGCGGGAAGAACGACTTCAGCAAGCTGCGCAGTCTCCGTGAGAAATAGGTCCTGCACGATGAGCGTGGTGCCCGCGAGCGAAGCGGCTTCGATACCGAAGCGCTTTACCGGGTTTGCGCCGACAACATACAGCGCATCGAGCTGGTCCTTGGCGGCTGCGTCCATCATGGCGAGCAGGTCGAGCCCCGCAGCACCAATCAACGGCTGGTAGCCGGGGAGAAGGTCCGGCAGCAGGCCCATGTCGGCTGCGCCACGCGAGTTCGCGTAGTCGGCGGTGAGGGCAAACTTGGCGTTCGGCAGTGCAGCGATGAGGTTGGCGAGTTCGCCACCGCGCACTTCATTGCCGATCACGACAACAAGGTTCTCTTCGCCCTTCACGGTCTCGCGGAAGCTCGAGAGCTCGTCGGCCTGAGCGATCGTTGAAGCAGCGTTGGCCTGAGCGTCATCGCCTGCGAGGTAGCCCGCGAACGCGCCGTAGCCGAACTCTGAGACCTGCACGAAGCGCTTCGACTGACGGCGCAGCTTGATCTCTTCGTGATTTGCGACGTAAACGCGCGCCTTGTTCAGGCGAACGTTCGAGCGCAGGTTCCACGCGGTCAACGGAGCCTGATTGGTCGGGTCGCCGCCGATGAGCAGGACCGCCGGGGACTTCTCCACGTCATGCTGCGACGCGAAGCGACCTTCCGCACCCTGCAGCGCTGCTGCGAGGGTGACGTAATCGGCCGTGCGGTGATGATCAATATTGTTGGTGCCGAGAACCGTGCGCGCGAACTTCTGCAGCAGGTAATTCTCTTCGTTGGTGGTGCGGTTGGAGCCGATGACGCCGACACCCTTGCCCGACTTGGCCGCCGCAAGCTTCTCAGCTGCGACCGTGAGAGCCTCTTCCCAGCTCACTTCGGTCAGCACGCCGTTCTTGCGCACCAGCGGAGCCGTTAGGCGCTCGGTGTTGTTGGCGAAGTCGAAGGCGAAGCGACCCTTGTTGCACAGGAAGTCGCCGTTCATACCGCTCTTGTCGCGGTTGTCGCCGCGAACGATCTCCGCGCCCTGGTTGACCGAACGCACACCCAGGGTCGTCTTGCAGCCATCGCCGCAATGCGTGCAGATGGTGGCGACGTGGTTCATCTCCCACGGACGGGTCTTGTAGCGGTAGGTGCCGGAGGTCAACGCTCCAACGGGGCAGGCGTCAATGCACATGCCGCACTGCTCGCAATCGACGTGGGCGAGGTGGTCGGGCGAAAGCTCTGCGGGAACGTTCGGCGCGATCACAGCCGACGATCCGCGGTTCTGGATGCCGAGCGCGAAGATGTCCATGCCTTCGCCGCACATACGCACGCAGCGGTAGCAGAGGATGCAGCGCGGGCGGTCGAAGTAGACGACCGGCGACCACTGCTGCTCTTCGCGATGGTTCTTCGGCTCCGCGTAGAAGCTCTCCGCAGCGCCGTACTTGAAGGTCATGTCCTGCAGTTCGCACTCGCCGCCGGCGTCGCAGACGGGGCAGTCGAGCGGATGATTGCCGAGCAGAAGCTGCAGCGTGGCCTTGCGGGCCTGCGCGATCTCCGGCGACTCAGTAGTGACGTTCATGCCTTCCGCGACCGGCGTGGTGCAGGCGGTCTGGAGCTTCGGCATCTTTTCGATGCGCACGACGCACATGCGGCAGGCGGCCTGCAGCGAGAGGCCAGGGTAGTAGCAGAACGCCGGAATCTCGATGCCCGCGCTCTTGCAGGCATCAATCAGCAGCGTGCCCGCAGGTGCGGTCAGCTTCTTTCCGTCGACGATGAAATTCACATCAGCCATAAAACGAGTCCTTCTGGGTGAGGCCTATCGAAATCCTACCGGGGTTCCAGCCTGAATAGCGCACAGGCTGTCTTGGGGCGCGATGCCGTTGGTGTCTGAAACGAGAGTGCCGCGCGCGTTGTTTCCTTGCAGCGCTTGCTGGCGAGTAAGTACAGGGTTCTGCGATTGGTTGAAGATGCCGGAGTCGGGAAGCGGTGCCTTCATCACCGGAGTTTCGGCCACGGTGATCAACTCGTCGTTGGAAAGCGATGCATACGCGGCGAAGGTCGCGCGGAAGTGCAGCGGATCCGAGAGGTAACTCTTCACGTCGCCGAGGGTGTAGCCCGCGTGCGCCAGGTCAGGCCAGCAGGCGTTCGCTGCCAGCAGCCAGGTCGTGTCCACATGCGCTGCGCGCTTGTCAGCGTACTTCACCCCCATCTCGCGGGCCTTGCAGCCGGACGCGAAGACGCACGCAACGGCGAGCGTTGCGAGGAGGAGCCGTGATGGAGTGAATGCAGCCACTATTCTTCTTCTGTTCCCAGCTTTGCGGCCTTATTACGGAAGCCCAACAGCTCCGCCTCGAGCTTTTCCTTGGGAGTACCGGTCAACTCATCAGTGACGTAAGTGATCGCATCGTCTAGCAGAATGATGCGGTTCTTGAAATCGCCGTAGAACTTGTCGAGGCCGTCCGTCACCGCTTGTGCGCCGAAAGGCTTGAGCGGCGTGTCCTTACCGAGGCCACGATGCCAACCGGACTGATAGCCGTTGATGTAGGCCGAGCGGTAGGTATTGCTCTTCTCCAGCCACCACTTGCCGGTGTGGCGTGGGTTGGTCTGCGCCGAAGCCGCCAGAGAGGACACTGCCAGAACAGCTACCGCCACGAGGGTACGCATTAGTGTGCTCCTGCCAGAGCCGGTTCTCCGACCGGCGTGATCTGGATGAGGGGATTCGCGACGCGCTTGCCTTCGAGATACTCTTCGAACTCGGCCCGGAACTTCTTGTAGAAACCCAGCATCGGCATGGCAGCCGCGTCGCCGAGCGGGCAGAAGGTGCGGCCCATCATGTTCTCAGCGAGGTACTGCATGTTGTCGATGTCCTTCTTCGTTCCGCCGCCGGCGTGGAAGCGCGTCATCGTCTTCTTCAGCCAATCCGTGCCTTCGCGGCAGGGGATGCACCAACCGCAGGATTCATGCTGGTAGAAGCGGATCGTACGCAGCGCGAACTCGACGATCGAAACGGATTCGTCGAGGACGACGATGCCGCCGGAGCCGAGCATCGTGCCGGCCTTGCCCATCTGATCGAAGTCGAGACCGACGTTCAGCTCATCGGCGCGCAGCACCGGACAGGACGAACCGCCGGGTACGACAGCCTTCAGCTTCTTGCCATCCTTCACGCCGCCCGCAACCTTGTAGATGGCGTCGTGAAGGTTGTAGCCCATGGGGAGTTCGTACACACCTGGGCGCTCGACATGGCCGCTGATACCGAAGAGACGCGTGCCGCCGTTGCGCTCAGACCCGAGCTTGGCGTACTTCTCGCCACCCATCAGCAGGATGTGCGGAGCTGAAGCGATCGTCTCGGCGTTGTTGATGACCGTGGGGCCACCGTAGAGGCCGACAACAGCAGGGAACGGAGGCTTGATGCGCGGCACACCACGCTTGCCTTCGAGCGACTCCATCAGGGCCGACTCTTCGCCGACTTCGTAAGCGCCCGCGCCGGACTGCGTGATGATGTCGAAGTCCACGCCTTCCTTGCCGAAGATGTTCTTGCCGAGGAAGCCCTTGGCATAGGCGTCAGCGACGGCCTTTTCGACGATCTTGAGAAGGTAGCGATACTCACCACGGAGATAGATGAAGCCGGTCTTCGCGCCGATGGCGAGGCCCGCGATCATGGTGCCTTCGATGACCGAGTGCGGGTCATGCAGGAAGATCACATGGTCCTTGCAGGTGCCGGGCTCGGATTCGTCACCGTTGACGAGAACGTACTTCGGCTTCTCGGAAACCTTCGGCACGAACGACCACTTCATGCCGGTGGGGAAGCCTGCGCCGCCACGGCCACGGAGGCCGGAGGCCTTCATCTCATTGATGATCCATTCGGGACCGTTCTCGATGGCGTTCTGCACGGCCTTATAGCCGTCGAGTTCGACGTACTTGTCGATGTCGGCTGCGCCTGCACCGAAGCGGCGGCTGATGACTTTGACTTCGTCGGGATGGGAGACGAGAGTGGGCATTTACTTCACGTCCTTTCCACGGCCTTCGCGGTAGTCCGTGAGGATCTGGGTCATCTTGGCGGGGGTGAGGTTGTCGTGGAAGTCGTAGTTGACCTGGACGGCGGGTGCCCAGCAGCAGGCACCAATACACTCGACTTCTTCAAGCGAGAAGAGGCCGTCGGCGGTGACTTCCTTGTGGCCGATGCCGAGTTCCTTCTTGCAGTGGTCAAGCATCTCGAAGCCGCCACGCAACATGCAGGAGATGTTCGTGCAGACCTGCACGTTGTACTTGCCGGCAGGCTTGGTGCGGAGCATCGAGTAGTAGCTGAGCACGCCGCGCACGTCCAACTCGAGCAGGTCGAGGCGGGTGGCGATCTCCGCAATGGCCGGATCGGTGACGTAGCCGAGATCGTCCTGCGCATAGAGCAGCATGGGGACGAGCGCCGAGCGCTTCATCGGATAGATGGTCGCGAGCTTGTCGAACCGCGCGGCGTAAGCCGGGGAAAAGATCGAGTTGGTTACAGCTGCCATCGTTGGCCTACTCCTCAAACATCACTCCGCGCACCAAACGCTCGGCGGCGAAGTCCATCTCTTCGGGGGCGTCGTCTCCTGCGGAAACGGTCCCGTCTTCATGCAACGCGAAGGGCTTTGCGGCGCCTTCGCTGGTTTCCATCTGCTCCGGGGTGAAGGCCAGCCAGCGGCTGCCCACCCGAAGCGTAATTTTTTCCGCGCTTACCTCAACCACGGCGTGCTGCGGTGCGTTCAATCCGTGGGCGGCGGCGTAGCTGCGGAGGACTGCCGCCCAGGAGGTCCAAAGTTCGGTGTGGAGGGCGGCATTCACCTAGCGGTCAATTGCCCCAAGCACGATATCGATAGAACCAATCACAGCCACGACGTCGGCGATCAACTGCCCCTTGCACATCGTCTCCAGCGCCTGCAGCGTGCAGAAATCGGCGTTGCGCATATGGACGCGGTAGGGTTTCGTGGTGCCGTCGGAGACGACGTAGTAGTTCATCTGGCCGTGAGGAGCTTCCACCGCACTCATCGCTTCGCCGGCCGGGACCTGGAAGCCTTCGGTGACGATCTTGAAGTGGTGGATGAGCGACTCCATCTGGGTCTTCATCTGCTCACGGTCGGGAACGAGAATCTTCGGGGCATGCGCGACGTAGCGGCCTTCCGGCATGCCGTCGAGAGCCTGCAGGCAGATCTTGACGCTCTCGCGCATCTCCAGCATACGGACCTTGTAGCGAGCCCATACGTCACCTTCGGTCGCAACCGGGACGTTGAACTGGAACTTCTCGTAGCTGGAGTACGGCATGTCGCGGCGGAGGTCGAAGTCGACGCCCGAGGCGCGAAGCGGCGGGCCAGTGACGCCGAGAGCGATGGCCTGCTCGCCGGTGAGGTAGCCGATGCCCTTGAGGCGGCCGATCCAGATCGGGTTCTTCTCGAGCAGACCTTCGTACTCGTCGATCTTCGAAGGAAAGTCCGCAAGGAAGGCACGGATGCGCTTGAAGAGACCGACGGGCGGCTCCAGTGCGACGCCGCCGATGCGAACGTAGCTGGTCATCATGCGCTGGCCGGAGACGGCCTCGAAGATGCGGAGCAGCTCTTCGCGCTCGCGGAAGCAATAGAGGAAGACCGTCAGCGCGCCGATATCCATGGCGTGCGTGCCGAGCCACACGAGATGCGACTGAATGCGGGTCAGCTCGTTGAAGAGCACGCGCAGCCACTGGGCCTTCTCGGGAACTTCGAGCGCGAGGAGCTTTTCGACTGCCAGCGCATACGCGGTATTGTTCGTCATCGGACAGAGGTAGTCGATGCGATCCGTGAGAGGCGTGACCTGGTTGTAGAACTTGGCTTCGCAGGTCTTCTCGATGCCAGTGTGCAGGTAACCGATGTCGGGTGCGAGCGAGACGACGGTTTCGCCGTCGATCTCGATGACGAGACGGAGCACGCCGTGCGTGGACGGGTGCTGCGGGCCCATGTTCAGGACCATCGTCTTGTCGGAGATCGGATCAGAGCCTTCTGGCGCACGGCCGGAGACGGACTCTTCGACGACATCCTTGACGTCAGGAATGATGAGGTCTTCCGCCGGGCGGAAGGTGGTGAGCGTTGCGCCGGAGATCTGGGTGTTCAACCCAGCCATCGGGTGGCGGACTTCT
Protein-coding regions in this window:
- a CDS encoding molybdopterin-dependent oxidoreductase; this encodes MADVNFIVDGKKLTAPAGTLLIDACKSAGIEIPAFCYYPGLSLQAACRMCVVRIEKMPKLQTACTTPVAEGMNVTTESPEIAQARKATLQLLLGNHPLDCPVCDAGGECELQDMTFKYGAAESFYAEPKNHREEQQWSPVVYFDRPRCILCYRCVRMCGEGMDIFALGIQNRGSSAVIAPNVPAELSPDHLAHVDCEQCGMCIDACPVGALTSGTYRYKTRPWEMNHVATICTHCGDGCKTTLGVRSVNQGAEIVRGDNRDKSGMNGDFLCNKGRFAFDFANNTERLTAPLVRKNGVLTEVSWEEALTVAAEKLAAAKSGKGVGVIGSNRTTNEENYLLQKFARTVLGTNNIDHHRTADYVTLAAALQGAEGRFASQHDVEKSPAVLLIGGDPTNQAPLTAWNLRSNVRLNKARVYVANHEEIKLRRQSKRFVQVSEFGYGAFAGYLAGDDAQANAASTIAQADELSSFRETVKGEENLVVVIGNEVRGGELANLIAALPNAKFALTADYANSRGAADMGLLPDLLPGYQPLIGAAGLDLLAMMDAAAKDQLDALYVVGANPVKRFGIEAASLAGTTLIVQDLFLTETAQLAEVVLPAATLYEKTGSVTNSYGDVQLVSKAADKAGTRSDFEIIVRLADKLGHEVKQLVPFGKGLRSDLGQTRGAQSGEADRHAVWLSANNLEPKVSPFDPFAILDEIQRLVPGYDKLLRLQLLSGNDQHIAPASSGLVQIQTAVSRKDLVLPASDTLFTSGSLTAYSPMLNEVQRHEAREVADHLASAD
- the nuoF gene encoding NADH-quinone oxidoreductase subunit NuoF, with the translated sequence MPTLVSHPDEVKVISRRFGAGAADIDKYVELDGYKAVQNAIENGPEWIINEMKASGLRGRGGAGFPTGMKWSFVPKVSEKPKYVLVNGDESEPGTCKDHVIFLHDPHSVIEGTMIAGLAIGAKTGFIYLRGEYRYLLKIVEKAVADAYAKGFLGKNIFGKEGVDFDIITQSGAGAYEVGEESALMESLEGKRGVPRIKPPFPAVVGLYGGPTVINNAETIASAPHILLMGGEKYAKLGSERNGGTRLFGISGHVERPGVYELPMGYNLHDAIYKVAGGVKDGKKLKAVVPGGSSCPVLRADELNVGLDFDQMGKAGTMLGSGGIVVLDESVSIVEFALRTIRFYQHESCGWCIPCREGTDWLKKTMTRFHAGGGTKKDIDNMQYLAENMMGRTFCPLGDAAAMPMLGFYKKFRAEFEEYLEGKRVANPLIQITPVGEPALAGAH
- a CDS encoding NADH-quinone oxidoreductase subunit NuoE family protein, which produces MAAVTNSIFSPAYAARFDKLATIYPMKRSALVPMLLYAQDDLGYVTDPAIAEIATRLDLLELDVRGVLSYYSMLRTKPAGKYNVQVCTNISCMLRGGFEMLDHCKKELGIGHKEVTADGLFSLEEVECIGACCWAPAVQVNYDFHDNLTPAKMTQILTDYREGRGKDVK
- a CDS encoding transcriptional regulator, producing MNAALHTELWTSWAAVLRSYAAAHGLNAPQHAVVEVSAEKITLRVGSRWLAFTPEQMETSEGAAKPFALHEDGTVSAGDDAPEEMDFAAERLVRGVMFEE
- the nuoD gene encoding NADH dehydrogenase (quinone) subunit D, translating into MAGLNTQISGATLTTFRPAEDLIIPDVKDVVEESVSGRAPEGSDPISDKTMVLNMGPQHPSTHGVLRLVIEIDGETVVSLAPDIGYLHTGIEKTCEAKFYNQVTPLTDRIDYLCPMTNNTAYALAVEKLLALEVPEKAQWLRVLFNELTRIQSHLVWLGTHAMDIGALTVFLYCFREREELLRIFEAVSGQRMMTSYVRIGGVALEPPVGLFKRIRAFLADFPSKIDEYEGLLEKNPIWIGRLKGIGYLTGEQAIALGVTGPPLRASGVDFDLRRDMPYSSYEKFQFNVPVATEGDVWARYKVRMLEMRESVKICLQALDGMPEGRYVAHAPKILVPDREQMKTQMESLIHHFKIVTEGFQVPAGEAMSAVEAPHGQMNYYVVSDGTTKPYRVHMRNADFCTLQALETMCKGQLIADVVAVIGSIDIVLGAIDR